The Archangium primigenium genomic interval AGCTCGCGCAGCATCTGCCCCAAGAGGCCCTGGGACACGCCCTTGTGCATCGGGTCACCCCGCCCCACCAGCACGAGCGGCGCGGACTCCTTGAGCCCGAGCCGGCGCAGGAACTCGTGCCTCAGCCGCGACTTGCCCACCCCCGGCGGCGCCGTCACCAGCAGCGCCCGGGCGTTGGACTCCTCCAGGCACGTGACGAAGCACGCCTCCAGCAGCGCCAGCTCCTGCTCCCGGCCCACACACGGCGTGGGCTTGCCCAGCAGGGGCCGCGAGGTGTCCACCCCCAGCCGCTCGCTGCGCAGCAGGAAGGCCCCCGAGCCCGAGGGGTTGAGCTGGAAGGCCGCCCCCAGGAGGCCCGCCGTCACCTCGTCCATGACGACGGCCGAGGAGGGCACCGCCTCCGTCCCGCGCAGCAGGCGGCCCGCCTTGTCCATGGCCTCGCCCACCGGCAGGTGCGCGTCGAGCACGCTCAAGCCCGTCACCAGCACCACCGCGGCCTCCGGCCAGCGCTCCTTCAAGGCCAGCGCACACCGCGCCGCCAGGGCCGCCAGGTCCGTGGCCGTGCCCCGCACGGGCACCAGCGTCGCCACCCACGAGCCATCCGCCAGCCGCTCCACCCGGCCCCCCTGGGGCACGAGCATCGCGTGCAGCACCGGGTGCAGGTCCGCGCCGGAGCCCGGCTCCGGGCCCTCGTCCCTCGGCGGCGGAGACACCAGCAGGACGCTGACGAGTTGCCGCTCCGCGCCCCCGAGGCCCGACAGCCGGGGAATGAGCTCCCCCCCTGATTCGGACGGCGTCAGGGCGAGGGACGCGAGGGCCTCCCCCAGCGCGGCGGCATGGGCGGGCCGCTGTCCCGGGGCCTTGGCCAGCATCCGCAGCACGAGCGCCTCCACCGCCTCGGGCAGTTCGGGGCGCAGGACCCGGGGCGGCACCGGCTCGGTGAAGAGAATCTTGGCCAGCGCCGCCGCGAAGTGGGGCGCCTCGAAGGGCGGCCGCCCCGTGAGGCACTCGTACAGCACGCACCCGAGCGAGAAGATGTCCGCCGCGGGGAGGATCTCCGCCTGACTGGCGGCCTGCTCCGGCGCCATGTAGCCCGGCGTGCCCACCACGGTATGGCTGCGCGTCACCGCCTGGAGCGAGGGTCGGGCGTGCCGCGCCAGCCCGAAGTCCAGCACCACCCCGTCCTCGGGCCGTCCGCCGCGCAAGAAGAGGTTGGAGGGCTTGAGGTCGCGGTGCACCACGCCCCGCGCGTGCGCATGCGCCAGGGCGTCGGCCACGCGCCGCACCAACGCCAGGCTCTCGCCCAGGCTCAACGGCTCGCGCGCCAGCCGCCGGGACAGCTCCTCGCCCTCCAGCCACTCCATGACGAGGTAGGACTGTCCCTGCTCGGTGGCGCCATGGGCCACGTGCGCCACCAGGCCCGGGTGGCGCAGCGAGGACAACAGCAGCGCCTCGCGCTCGAAGCGCAGCAGCGCCTCGGGCGCCGGCAGGCCCCGCAGCAGCTTGAGCGCCACGCGCTGGCCCGTGCGCGCATCACGCGCCCGGTACACCTGACCCATCCCCCCCTGCCCCGCCAGGGCCTCCACCACGAAGCGCTCGTCCACCCGCGTGCCCGCGGCCAGGGCGCCTGTCGGGGACGTGGTGGGGGCGGTCTCCACGTCCTCGCGCGGCTCGTTGTCATTCATGATGTGCGTCACGACCCTCTCGCCCACCGAGGCGCGATCCGGCCGCGCGCGCCCCGGGGCGATGCGGGCGGCAACCTAGCATGCGCCCCCGTCGGGGAGGTCACCCCAGCGCTCCCGCGCCAGCGCGAGCACCCGCGCGTTGACAGGCACCTCACCGAGGAAGCGCGCGCGCGCCCGAGGCTCGGGGATGTCGGAGGCGCGCGCGCGCACACACGCCAGGGCCTCGCGCAGCACCGCCTCGCCCTCCTGGATGTCGTTCCGGGCGAAGCACGCCTCCACCAGGGCCACCAGGGAGAGCAGCGCGTGGCCACTGGCGCCGCGCATCCGCCGGACCTCCTCCACGCACAGCCGGGCCGCCTCCCAGGCCTCCTCGACCTTGCCCCGTCGCAACAGCACGGAGCTCAGCAGGGTCTGGGCCTTCGTCCAGTCCGAGCGCAGCGGCGCCAACCGCGCGCAGGCCTCCCGGCAATGCGCCTCGGCCTCGTCCAGCGCGCCGTCCGCGGCCAGCAGCCGGGCCAGGAAGACATGCGACAGGGTGAAGCGGTAGACGTCGGCCTCGCCCATGCGGTGCCAGCCGAGCGCGAGCACGCGCGCCTCACGCAGCGCCTCGGGCGCGGCACTGCTGCTCAGGATGTCGAGCAGGAACTCCTCGGCGTAGAGCACCACCACGTGCTGCCAGGGAGCCCAGGAGACGGCGAGGATGGCGCGCAGCCGCTCCACGGCGCCCGGGGCATCCCCCAGCACCGCGTGCATCGCGCCCAACAGGCCGCGCAGCAGGTTGAGCCCCAGCTCCGCGCCACTCTGCTGGAAGTAGCGCTCCGACTCGCGCGCCGCGAGCAGCCCCGTCCACGGCTTGTCTCCCAGGTGGTACTGGAAGAGGGCCTGCGCGGCGTGGATCCACGCCCAGGCCTTGAAATCCTGGGGCTCGGTCTCGGCGCGCAGCTCCCGGATGCGCGCATGCAGCCGATCGATGCGGGGACGGTCCGCGAGCCACAGGAGCGCCGTCTGCTGCTGGGTCAGGAAGTCGAGGAAGTCCGCCCGCGCGCCGGGCTCCGGGGTGGCCTGGGACAGGTCCTCGCAGAGCGCCAACCCCTCCTGCCACAGGCCCAGGCGCACGGTCCCGATGAAGACGCTCACCGCCACGAGGCACCACAGCTTGCCGCCCCGGCGCAGGCCATGCAGCGCGAGCAAGCCGAGCTCCCGGCTGCGCGGCACCTGCTCCGACCAGAACGCCACCACGCACTGGAGGCCCCGGAGCCGCGCCAGGTCGGCGTCGCTCACGCCGCAGGCCAGGGCGCCTTCCACGCAGCGCTCCATGCCGGGGAAGTCATTGCGCTCGAAGAGCCGATCGGCCGCCAGGGTGTACCCATGCGCCGCCCGCTCCAGTTGCCCGCCCTGCTGGAAGTGGGTGGCGAGCACCAGCGCGTCCGGCTCTCCCTGCGCCTCCAGCCAGGCGCCGACCCGCCGGTGGCCCTCGGCGCGCTCGGCCTCCGGCACCAGGGCCAGCACCGCGTCGCGCACCAGGGCGTGGCGGAAGCGGTACTCGGACACGCTGGAGAAGCGGCTCGTGTCCGCCTGGCCGATGATCTCCTGCTCCAGCAGGTGGCGCAGGGGCTCGTCCAGGGTGCCCGCGGGGGCGTCCAACACGGTCCGCACGCCCTCGGCCCAGAAGGCGTGGCCGAAGAAGCTCGCCGCCAGCAACACCCGCCGCGTCTCCGGCGCCATGCGCGACACCCGCAGTTGCAGGACCGCGAGCACCGTCTCGGGCACGGCCTCGCCCCGCCCATCCGCCAGGCCGCGGATGAGCTCCTCGAGCAGCAGCGCGTTGCCATCCGACTGCTCCACCACCCGGTCCACGACGGAGTCGGACACCTGGACGCCCAGCACCTCGCGCACCAGCCGGCCTCCCGCCTTGCGGCTCAGGCCCTTGAGCCGCAGTTCCTGCAGACAGCCCGGCCACAAGCCGGGAAAGAGCTGCCGCACCTCGGGCCGCGCGAGCGCCAGGACGAACAGGGGCTGCTCCGAGAGCGCCCGCAGGGCCTCGTCCACCAGTTGCACCGTCAGCGCATCGCTCCAGTGCAGATCCTCCAGCACCAGGAGCACGGGCTGACGGGCACACTCCGCGCCCAGCAGTGCCACCAGGGCCTGCGCGATCCGGGTGCCCATCAACCGCGGATCACTCCGGGCGGCGCGCAGCCGGGGCGTGTCCTCGTCCGCGACGGGCACGTCGCACAGCTCGCCCAGGAACTCGAGGGCCTCCTGGCGGCGCGGCTCGGGCACGAGGGCGGTGACGGCCGCGTGCAGCACGGCGCGGCGGTGCGCCAGC includes:
- a CDS encoding serine/threonine-protein kinase, coding for MSDVKTLDSPTEPRARSAEGLSAETVIGGRFTLERLAGHGGMGEVYLARDGLSGAPVALKLLHGAATAESSRRFQREAALLSQLAHPGLVAYVAHGTLAQGQPYLVMRWLEGEDLSRRLAREPLWLPQILALMRRVTEALSHAHARGIVHRDLKPSNLFLCAGRPEDAVVLDFGLARELLSPHSAVTGSHTVVGSPGYMAPEQASGQTRLTPAADIFSLGCVLYECLAGQPPFEAPHFAAALAKILFAEPPSLRERCPDVPEALIALVERMLAKEPSRRPADAAQLLEALAALPEPPLLSPARGRRIVPASRVANAEQRLVSVLLFSRRLEAEPTLDWAQGVARRDSIRAVLEPLGAQVELLADGSFVATLSPERGSATDQAVLAARCALLVKERWPEEHGVLTTGLGVLDERLPVGEAMDRAGRLLRRREGVPTSTLLLDAVTAGLLGPGFQLSRLDPDTFLLHGEQDVTDTSRPLMGKPTSCVGREQELTFLDVTLSVCIEEASARAVLVTAAPGVGKSRLRHEFLRRLARGARPVRVLWGRGEPVGVGTTQGLLGQALRRWLGLEEGTSLAHRRAVLHAAVTALVPEPRRQEALEFLGELCDVPVADEDTPRLRAARSDPRLMGTRIAQALVALLGAECARQPVLLVLEDLHWSDALTVQLVDEALRALSEQPLFVLALARPEVRQLFPGLWPGCLQELRLKGLSRKAGGRLVREVLGVQVSDSVVDRVVEQSDGNALLLEELIRGLADGRGEAVPETVLAVLQLRVSRMAPETRRVLLAASFFGHAFWAEGVRTVLDAPAGTLDEPLRHLLEQEIIGQADTSRFSSVSEYRFRHALVRDAVLALVPEAERAEGHRRVGAWLEAQGEPDALVLATHFQQGGQLERAAHGYTLAADRLFERNDFPGMERCVEGALACGVSDADLARLRGLQCVVAFWSEQVPRSRELGLLALHGLRRGGKLWCLVAVSVFIGTVRLGLWQEGLALCEDLSQATPEPGARADFLDFLTQQQTALLWLADRPRIDRLHARIRELRAETEPQDFKAWAWIHAAQALFQYHLGDKPWTGLLAARESERYFQQSGAELGLNLLRGLLGAMHAVLGDAPGAVERLRAILAVSWAPWQHVVVLYAEEFLLDILSSSAAPEALREARVLALGWHRMGEADVYRFTLSHVFLARLLAADGALDEAEAHCREACARLAPLRSDWTKAQTLLSSVLLRRGKVEEAWEAARLCVEEVRRMRGASGHALLSLVALVEACFARNDIQEGEAVLREALACVRARASDIPEPRARARFLGEVPVNARVLALARERWGDLPDGGAC